In Phacochoerus africanus isolate WHEZ1 chromosome 1, ROS_Pafr_v1, whole genome shotgun sequence, the following are encoded in one genomic region:
- the LOC125110859 gene encoding LOW QUALITY PROTEIN: vesicular integral-membrane protein VIP36-like (The sequence of the model RefSeq protein was modified relative to this genomic sequence to represent the inferred CDS: inserted 1 base in 1 codon), producing MREKLTHLQFELQPFSSRALVPVVPYRAHRCPQVPGDPLAHQVPQEAGRSRWVGSVFQHPRQVHFSLKKKKNGDGIALWYTWDRMVPGSVLGSKDNFHGLAIFLDMYPNDETTEQVFXYISVMVNNRSLSYDHSKDRRWTELAGCTADLRNRNHDTFLALHYYWGRLMVMTDLEDKNEWKNCIDIMGVRLPTGYYFGALAGTGDLSENQDIISMKLFQLMVEHTLAEENMDQTKIEPSINFLKSPKDNVDDRRGNFHSGPLTGWRVFLLLLCVLLGIIVRAVVGALVFQKWQERNKRFY from the exons ATGAGAGAAAAGCTGACCCACCTCCAGTTTGAGCTTCAGCCTTTCTCAAGCAGGGCTTTGGTGCCTGTTGTTCCATACAGGGCCCACAGGTGCCCGCAAGTCCCAGGGGATCCCCTCGCTCATCAGGttccccaggaagcaggaaggtcaCGCTGGGTGGGCTCAGTCTTCCAACATCCCAGGCAG GTCcacttctcattaaaaaaaaaaaaaaatggggatggCATTGCCTTGTGGTACACCTGGGACCGCATGGTGCCAGGGTCTGTGCTTGGAAGCAAAGACAACTTCCATGGCTTAGCCATCTTCCTGGACATGTATCCCAATGATGAGACCACGGAGCAGGTGT GGTACATCTCTGTGATGGTGAACAACCGCTCCCTGTCCTATGACCACAGCAAGGACCGACGCTGGACTGAGCTGGCGGGATGCACTGCTGACTTACGCAACCGCAACCATGATACCTTCCTGGCCCTGCACTACTACTGGGGCCGCCTTATGGTGATGACTGACCTGGAGGACAAGAATGAGTGGAAGAACTGCATCGACATCATGGGTGTTCGCCTCCCCACTGGCTACTACTTTGGAGCCTTGGCTGGCACTGGCGACCTGTCTGAAAATCAGGACATCATCTCCATGAAACTGTTCCAGCTCATGGTGGAGCACACGCTCGCTGAGGAGAATATGGACCAGACCAAGATCGAGCCCAGCATCAACTTCCTCAAGTCGCCCAAAGACAATGTGGACGACCGGAGGGGGAACTTCCACAGCGGGCCCCTGACAGGGTGGCGGGTGTTCCTGCTCCTGCTGTGTGTGCTCCTGGGCATCATCGTGCGTGCCGTGGTGGGGGCCCTGGTGTTTCAGAAGTGGCAGGAGCGGAACAAGCGTTTCTACTGA